One segment of Lutra lutra chromosome 12, mLutLut1.2, whole genome shotgun sequence DNA contains the following:
- the CETN1 gene encoding centrin-1, which translates to MASSYKKSNVASTSQKRKVGPKPELTEDQKQEVREAFDLFDADGSGTIDVKELKVAMRALGFEPRKEEMKKMISEVDKEGTGKISFNDFLAVMTQKMAEKDTKEEILKAFRLFDDDETGKISFKNLKRVANELGENLTDEELQEMIDEADRDGDGEVNEEEFLRIMKKTNLY; encoded by the coding sequence ATGGCTTCCAGCTACAAGAAGTCAAATGTGGCCTCTACCAGCCAGAAAAGAAAGGTGGGTCCTAAGCCTGAACTCACGGAAGATCAGAAGCAAGAAGTTCGCGAAGCATTTGACCTCTTCGATGCCGACGGAAGTGGGACTATCGACGTGAAGGAGCTGAAGGTGGCCATGAGAGCTCTGGGCTTTGAACccaggaaggaagagatgaagaagatgaTCTCCGAAGTAGACAAAGAAGGCACAGGGAAAATCAGCTTCAATGACTTTTTGGCCGTGATGACTCAGAAGATGGCCGAGAAAGACACTAAAGAAGAAATCCTGAAGGCTTTCAGGCTCTTTGATGACGATGAAACTGGGAAGATCTCTTTCAAAAACCTAAAGCGTGTGGCCAACGAGTTAGGGGAAAACCTCACCGACGAGGAGCTGCAGGAAATGATAGACGAAGCCGATCGGGATGGAGATGGCGAAGTGAACGAGGAAGAATTTCTTCGGATCATGAAAAAGACCAACTTGTATTAA